TCACCCACCAAGAAAAATCGACTTGCCACCAATTCATGCTAAACCGGGCAGAGTAAGGAAAAGCATGATGGTTATTGTGCCAACCTTCCCCTAAAGTAATAATGGCAATCAGGGGATTATTGCGGCTGAAATCTCCAGTCTTGAAGGGTTGAGTCCCCCACAAATGGCAAATCGAGTTAACGGAGAGGGTTCCTTGGAAACTGAGCATAATTCGTAAAGCTCCGCCCCAGATCAGGCCTCGCAGAGCGCCTTCCCAAGATCCACAAATGGCTCCTTCAATAGCAGCCGGGAGCGCTAAACCCAGTACAATCCAGAGTAAACACCAGCGATCGACGAATTCTACAGTGCGATCGCTCTTTAAGTCATTGATATAGGGTAAGGGTTCCACCCAAGTTGCACCAACCATCCAACCAAAATGGCCATGCCAAAATCCTTGCACTTGTCCCCAGAAGCTTTTTCCATGTAGGTGGGGCGAATGAACATCTCCAGGTTGATCGCTGTATAGGTGATGCTGGCGATGATGGCTGACCCAACTGGCGATCGTTCCTTGAGTCGATATACAAGCAGCAATACCGATCAGGGCTTTCAGAATTGGCCCAGTCTTAAACGCTTTATGGGAAAATAAGCGATGATATCCTACACTCACCCCTAGAATAGTGAGGATGTAAAAACCGACGAGTAAGGCGATATCAAGGGGAGTCACCCCTTTTTCCCACCAGATTACTGCGGCGATCGCCACAATGAACCCTATTCTAGGCAGGGTTAAGGTGATCGTGTTAATCACTCTTCGGCGATTAAGATCGGCTATGGCTTCAGAACTACTGTAGTTGGTCATCCAGGAACCTTTTATCAAATTACTTAAGCACTTTGAAGGATTGTATCAGCTTTTTGACCTTTGCAGGGCAATCTTAGGCTCTTTTAAGGATCTATTAATGCCTCAAAGCCTGACTGAGCAAGAGTTTATTGTCTGAAGTCAATGGCGATTCTATAGAGTGGCGATCGCTCAGGAAGATTCATCGCCCTATGGAGTTATTCGCCCTTCCAGAAAATAGGTAGTCATTTTTCCTTTGCCTTTGACCTCAATCTCACCTCGTTTTTCTAACTGATAGTAATCCCTTAATGTATTATATGTTTTTTTTGTGACTTGTATTTTCCCGGGTAGACAATGGGATTCCATTCGGCTGGCAATATTCACTGCATCTCCCCAAAGGTCATAAATGAACTTTTTCTTACCAATCACCCCAGCCACGACCGGCCCGGTATTGATCCCAATGCGGATAGTGAGCAGGGTTTGGTGTTTCAGATTAAACTTAAACACCTCTTCTTGGATTTTCAGCGCCATTTCTGCCACAGCGATCGCCACATTTGGTCGATTAGTGGGTACACCTCCCACGACCATATAATTATCCCCAATGGTTTTAATTTTTTCCAACTGATACTCATCTGCCCAATAATCAAAAGACGAAAAAATTTCATTGAGATAATTGACTAATGTAGGTGCAGAAATCGACGAGGCTAACTTCGTAAATCCCACAATATCCGCAAATAAAATTGTAACTTCAGGAAACCATTCGGCGATCGGATTATGACCCTGCTTCAATTGGTCAGCGATCGGTTTGGGAAGTATATTGAGCAAGAGGCGATCGGATTTTTGCTGTTCACTTTCGAGTTCTTGATTCGCTTCTTGGAGTTGAGCGGTTCGTTCAACCACCCGCCGTTCCAGCTCTTTCGACGTTTGGCGCAACCGATTAATCACGACAGCAATCGCTGAAAGAGCCAAAATCGAGTGAACTAACAGCATCATCAATGTTTCCTTTAAATGCTCATGAGTTTCTTCAATAAACTCATCTAAAGGTAAAATAATCTCTACAATCCCACGTACATCTCCTATTTTCCAATCTGTTTTTGGGCTATCTGGATGGGTATTATGACAAGCGACACAAGTTGGCTCCATAATTTCTGCTTGGGCATATCGTAAAGATGAATATCCGGCTCTCTTTTCAAATCGGTAATAGGGTTCATTCGGACTCTTTCTTAGTGCGGATAAAGCATCTTGCTCAAATTGATCGCTAAT
The genomic region above belongs to Roseofilum reptotaenium CS-1145 and contains:
- a CDS encoding adenylate/guanylate cyclase domain-containing protein — translated: MSSNLIKYQAISTAISYSNLIQEARNLYSSEVVDRAQEVDGISVSHNYLNITGAIPLPATFLMKLGWKIREQNTGMMVKLYSDYPFRGGQAMIKQTISDQFEQDALSALRKSPNEPYYRFEKRAGYSSLRYAQAEIMEPTCVACHNTHPDSPKTDWKIGDVRGIVEIILPLDEFIEETHEHLKETLMMLLVHSILALSAIAVVINRLRQTSKELERRVVERTAQLQEANQELESEQQKSDRLLLNILPKPIADQLKQGHNPIAEWFPEVTILFADIVGFTKLASSISAPTLVNYLNEIFSSFDYWADEYQLEKIKTIGDNYMVVGGVPTNRPNVAIAVAEMALKIQEEVFKFNLKHQTLLTIRIGINTGPVVAGVIGKKKFIYDLWGDAVNIASRMESHCLPGKIQVTKKTYNTLRDYYQLEKRGEIEVKGKGKMTTYFLEGRITP
- a CDS encoding acyl-CoA desaturase, which translates into the protein MTNYSSSEAIADLNRRRVINTITLTLPRIGFIVAIAAVIWWEKGVTPLDIALLVGFYILTILGVSVGYHRLFSHKAFKTGPILKALIGIAACISTQGTIASWVSHHRQHHLYSDQPGDVHSPHLHGKSFWGQVQGFWHGHFGWMVGATWVEPLPYINDLKSDRTVEFVDRWCLLWIVLGLALPAAIEGAICGSWEGALRGLIWGGALRIMLSFQGTLSVNSICHLWGTQPFKTGDFSRNNPLIAIITLGEGWHNNHHAFPYSARFSMNWWQVDFSWWVIALLQRLGLVWDVKFPSDQDIERKQQENAVLAN